CGACGTTCCTGCCCGACGCCGGCTCCTTCAAGCTCCAGGAGAAGCGGGGCTCGACGTGGTCGACGGTGGCGTCGCTGCCGTCGTACCGGAACTACGGCTTCACCCACCCCGCCGGCGACAGCGACGGCGTGCGCACCTTCCGCACCGTCGCCACCTCCGGCGGCACCTGGGTGGGCAGCAGCTGGGTGAGCGTCACGGTCGGCACCCCGGCTCCGCCGCCGACCGACGAGATCGCCGAGGCCCGCAACCGCATCGTCGCCGACACCAACGCGGCCCGTGCGCGGCAGGGCCTGCCCGCCCTCGCGCAGCTGTCGGGCATCACGACCGTCGCCCAGGACTGGGCCGAGACGATGGCCGCGAACCGGCGGATGGAGCACAACCCGAGCTACGCCAGCCAGATGCCGCGCGGCTGGACCCGGGCGGCGGAGAACGTGGCCTACGGCTACAACGTCACGTCGGTCGTCGACGCGTGGATGAACAGCCCCGGCCACCGCGCCAACATCCTCGGCGACTTCACGCACATCGGTGTCGGCGTCGCGAAGGGGTCCGACGGACAGCTCTACTACGTGCAGAACTTCGGGAAGTACTGACCGCCCGGGGCCCCGACGTCAGACGCCGACCTCGCCCCGCTCCGCGGCGAGCGCGATGTCCGTGCGGTGCTGCGCCCCGTCGAAGCCGATCCGCTCCACCCCCGCGTACGCCGCGGACC
This Nocardioides alkalitolerans DNA region includes the following protein-coding sequences:
- a CDS encoding CAP domain-containing protein; its protein translation is MRKLLSGLVLSLSLVAGVLLVAPPPATAAATTTLSMSPTSVAAGGTTTVVIRSTFTPVPGSFRLQERRGTQWVTAKELPSYRNYGFELAVGGTTGTRTFRVAAKADSRTWVHSRAVSITVRSATSTALSTTTPRVAKGGTVQLAARSTFLPDAGSFKLQEKRGSTWSTVASLPSYRNYGFTHPAGDSDGVRTFRTVATSGGTWVGSSWVSVTVGTPAPPPTDEIAEARNRIVADTNAARARQGLPALAQLSGITTVAQDWAETMAANRRMEHNPSYASQMPRGWTRAAENVAYGYNVTSVVDAWMNSPGHRANILGDFTHIGVGVAKGSDGQLYYVQNFGKY